The following nucleotide sequence is from candidate division WWE3 bacterium.
AGAATCAGGCCAAGCTTTAATAATAATCGTCATGGTCCTCGTTTTGTCTTTAGCAACAGGCCTGGCCGTCGCTACCCGCTCCTCTTCGACGGTCCATCAAACTACTAATTTAGCGGCTTCCGAACAGGCTTTGGCGACCGCCGAGTCGGCGATAGAAGAGATTCTGGCTTCAAATATTGGTTCTGATGATGGAGCGAATGCTAATAATGTTGGCAACAATTTAGGATTTGTTGAGACTAGTAAAAATGGAACGAATAAGTGTAAGAGCGGTGATTTCCCTGGTGGTCTCTGCTACAAAAAATATAACGCCGATGCTAGTAATTGGGCTTCTGTGTCAGTAAGTCGTACACCAATCATAGGTAATACTCAGCCTTTTTCTTTTAAAATAGATAAAGACGACGTGCAGCAGGTATGGTTGATGGACCCGTCAACTTCTGTTCCGTTTAATAATTTAAGTAATACTTTACTGGCACCTATCTCAGTTTGTTGGGTAACTGCCGGTGATCCTGGCTCTTTAGGGAGTGGTACAGATCCAGCCGCTATTGAGATAACTACAATAACTGGTTCAACTGGTGGACCCTACTCAATGAACAAACAAGCGTTCGATCCGTTGAGTTCTAGAAAAGTATTAAATAATTTTAACGGTATTGTTGGTGGCTCTCAACCATTAGGTACTGTTACTTACACACACTGCGCGACATTGCAGGTAAATATAGGTCAAGCTCTTCGTATCAGGTCTTATTACGCTAATACAACCGTCGGGGTTATGCCAACCGGAGCAACTACAATCCCTTTTCAAGCCAACGTCATTACCGCCACTGGTTATTCAGGCGATTCAAAGCGCACGGTGCAGGTTACAAAGACCTTGCCTCAACTGCCGGGAATATTCGATTACGCGATTTTTAGTGGTGGGAGCCTTATAAACCAGTAGGGAATTTAAACCAAAAAATACTGCCTTTGCCGACTATCGACTCCACTCCAATCGTCCCATTCATCTTTTCCACGAACGATTTGCTAATATAAAGGCCAAGTCCTGTGCCGCCGGCTATAGCCGCCGTGCTAAAAGAACTGTCCAGTCGACTAAATTTGTGAAAGAGTTTTAGTTGATCCTCTTTAGAAATGCCGTTGCCAGTATCAACCACCGAAACTTTGACATACTTTTTAGCGGCTTCATCAGAAAGTTTCTCCAGTCTTACTGTAATTCCACCAGTTAGCGTAAATTTAAAAGCGTTGCCAAGCAAATTTACAATGATCTCTCGTAACTTTTCTTCGTCGGCTCGCACAATTGGACTTGCGGTTCCGTCACCAACTAGAGCTTGCCCAAACTTTTGCGGCGGTTTTCCGGGAATCAAATTTTCAAACTTTAACATTAACTTTTTCTCAACCGCTTTCACTTGAAAATCTTCCGTAACGTCACTTAGTAACTTGGCAATATCAACGTCGACAGGATGCAATTCCAGCCGATTCTGATCGACTCGCGAGGTATCTAAAAGATCATTAATTAAACTTAACATTCGTTCCACTCCGCGATTAGCTTTAAGCAAATACGTTTTTTGGCTGTCATTTAGAGCCGCCCCTTTGTTTCCTAACAACCACAAATAATTTTTGATAATCGTCATTGGGGTTCGCAATTCATGAGAAGTAATCGACACGAACTCGTCTTTTTGTCGCTCGATTAACTTTTCGGTAGTCATATCAGTAATAGTGATTAGGCATTCGGCTTTATTATCGGAAAGTTTAATGGTGGAGGCTTTTAAATTAACTACGTATTCTCGCATTGAGGGGGTGGTAATGGTAATGTTTTCCAAAGTGACAATGGGGGTAGTCTCCTTAAAACAGAAATCAGAAAATTTAACAGCCGCATTACTGGCATCCCTTAAATTAATTCTTTTATCGGCCAACTGCCCTAAAATATTTTCGGTCACTTCCTCCACCATTCGTTCGGCCGCTTTGTTAAAAATAGTTATTTTGTAGTCGCTGTTAACGGCGATGACCGGCTCGGAAACCCCGTCCAGCAGCTCTTTTAAACGGCGTTTTTCTTCTAAAAGTTCTACACTGCGTTTGTAAATTTCTTGGGTAATTACGTGATTCTCGTTCACGCTATAGATGATAACTTACTTTTTACTAATTGTGTATTTTTTTAAAAAAGATACCGGTCGCAAAGACTCTTTATAATGTCTAAGCCCAGGAATTCCGAAATCCTGTTCGAAATTTAGATACTCAACGCCGTAATTTATTAAATTCAAAGCAATCTGCTGCTCTAAGAACTGAAAAATGCCAGGATACTTTGCGTCGGCCTTACGATAATGTCCGATGGCACATTCTTTGTTTATAATTTCACATACACCCCAGGCAATTAACTCACTTTCCACATAAATTCCTGTTGAAACCAGATTATTAAAACTTTTTGCATCTTGCAGAAGCCTTTTGATTGCTATGGACTCATGCAGTAATTTTTTATGACGGGACTCTTCCCAAATTTCAAATAAAGACTCTACACGTATCGCAGCCTTTGAATTAGTAATGTCAACAACATCTACTTGATAGTTTTTTGTATCACGAGTGAATCGATTGGCGAGGTTTCGCCAGTTATGATATTTACTACCATCAAGTCTAGATAACTCACTAAGGCTACAAATATAATCAAAGTCATCACGATTCTCACAAACGTTAAATTGTTGTGTTAGTTCTGATAATTGCTTATTGACACAATCTTCGGGTATCAGACTTAGATAATTTTCAATACCGTTTGATCCGGATTTATCTAGAAGAATATCTATCGTTTCTACGATATTGCAGAAACCTAAAAAAGAGTAAAAAAAATTGTCGCTTTGGTAATCTTGAAATTTTACTACTAGGTTTCCAAAGAGGTTGGAAATCTCTATCATATTTGAGACGTTGTACGTCCACATACTCAAAAAATTAAAATCTGAGTAAGATGGGAACTTAAATGTAAAAGCTTGTATATCAGCTTTATCTGATAATTCCAGCTTCTTAAATGTTGGGAAATTGGGAATCATTATTTAACACTTTACAACCTCTACATTGATGTTAATCTTATTATAC
It contains:
- a CDS encoding PAS domain-containing sensor histidine kinase, whose protein sequence is MNENHVITQEIYKRSVELLEEKRRLKELLDGVSEPVIAVNSDYKITIFNKAAERMVEEVTENILGQLADKRINLRDASNAAVKFSDFCFKETTPIVTLENITITTPSMREYVVNLKASTIKLSDNKAECLITITDMTTEKLIERQKDEFVSITSHELRTPMTIIKNYLWLLGNKGAALNDSQKTYLLKANRGVERMLSLINDLLDTSRVDQNRLELHPVDVDIAKLLSDVTEDFQVKAVEKKLMLKFENLIPGKPPQKFGQALVGDGTASPIVRADEEKLREIIVNLLGNAFKFTLTGGITVRLEKLSDEAAKKYVKVSVVDTGNGISKEDQLKLFHKFSRLDSSFSTAAIAGGTGLGLYISKSFVEKMNGTIGVESIVGKGSIFWFKFPTGL
- a CDS encoding phosphatidylglycerol lysyltransferase domain-containing protein, with protein sequence MIPNFPTFKKLELSDKADIQAFTFKFPSYSDFNFLSMWTYNVSNMIEISNLFGNLVVKFQDYQSDNFFYSFLGFCNIVETIDILLDKSGSNGIENYLSLIPEDCVNKQLSELTQQFNVCENRDDFDYICSLSELSRLDGSKYHNWRNLANRFTRDTKNYQVDVVDITNSKAAIRVESLFEIWEESRHKKLLHESIAIKRLLQDAKSFNNLVSTGIYVESELIAWGVCEIINKECAIGHYRKADAKYPGIFQFLEQQIALNLINYGVEYLNFEQDFGIPGLRHYKESLRPVSFLKKYTISKK